A region of Haemorhous mexicanus isolate bHaeMex1 chromosome 24, bHaeMex1.pri, whole genome shotgun sequence DNA encodes the following proteins:
- the CXCR5 gene encoding C-X-C chemokine receptor type 5 has protein sequence MPGAHLPCKYSIVTFCAPPRSLKLLTPPQKRTFVAISGRETGRAPQTMGPVSYSSETYDLSQVELSGYYEAENTTPSLEGYFCFNPASSVVGNQGDPFRKVFMPLIYLLMFVLGTLGNALVLVILERFKRSRTTTENFLFHLTLANLALLLTFPFSVVESLAGWVFGKFLCKILSAVHKINFYCSSMLLGCIAVDRYLAIIYAIHTYRKRRARSIHLTCTAVWLCSLLLTLPDLIFMEVWTDDSNRSICYFPEVGIDGNNAWLATRFLYHTVGFFVPLLVMCYCYMAIIRALCQSQRLQRQKAVRVAILVTGIFLLCWSPYHIVIFLNTLTKLEAFTKNCLLEDQLDTAIMVTEAIGFTHCCLNPILYAFIGVKFRNDFFRILQELGCISQQTLQEILEVARKGSGIESDNTTSISTF, from the exons ATGCCTGGAGCTCATTTGCCTTGCAAATACTCTATTGTTACATTCTGTGCCCCTCCCCGTTCACTTAAATTATTAACTCCACCCCAGAAAAGAACTTTTGTCGCAATTTCTGGAAGAGAGACGGGTCGTGCCCCTCAAACCATGGGGCCTGTCAGCTACTCCTCAGAGACCTATGACTTG AGCCAGGTGGAACTGAGTGGTTACTATGAAGCTGAGAACACCACCCCTTCTTTGGAGGGCTACTTTTGCTTCAACCCAGCCTCATCTGTTGTTGGCAACCAGGGAGACCCCTTCAGAAAGGTCTTCATGCCCCTCATCTATCTGCTGATGTTTGTGTTGGGGACTCTGGGCAATGCTCTGGTCCTGGTCATTTTAGAGAGGTTCAAGCGGTCTCGTACCACCACAGAAAACTTCCTTTTCCACCTCACCCTCGCCAACCTGGCACTGTTGCTCACCTTCCCATTCAGTGTGGTGGAGAGCCTGGCTGGGTGGGTATTTGGGAAGTTCCTTTGTAAGATACTCAGTGCTGTCCACAAGATCAATTTCTACTGCAGTAGCATGCTGCTGGGGTGCATCGCGGTGGACCGCTACCTGGCCATCATCTATGCAATCCACACCTACCGCAAACGCAGAGCTCGCTCCATCCACCTCACCTGCACGGCTGTATGGCTCTGCTCATTGCTTCTGACTTTACCCGATCTCATCTTCATGGAAGTCTGGACAGATGACAGCAACCGCAGCATTTGCTATTTTCCAGAGGTTGGGATTGATGGAAACAATGCATGGCTGGCAACTCGCTTCCTCTACCACACCGTGGGCTTCTTTGTGCCCCTGCTGGTCATGTGTTACTGCTACATGGCCATCATCCGGGCACTGTGTCAGTCCCAGCGCCTGCAGAGGCAAAAAGCTGTCCGTGTGGCCATCCTAGTCACAGGCATcttcctcctgtgctggagcccATACCACATTGTCATCTTCCTGAACACACTTACCAAGCTGGAAGCCTTCACCAAGAACTGCCTCCTGGAAGACCAACTGGACACAGCCATCATGGTGACAGAGGCCATCGGCTTCACACACTGCTGCCTCAACCCCATTCTCTACGCTTTTATTGGGGTCAAGTTCCGTAACGACTTTTTCCGGATCCTGCAGGAGCTTGGCTGCATAAGCCAGCAGACCCTGCAGGAGATCCTGGAGGTGGCAAGGAAGGGTAGTGGGATAGAGTCTGACAACACCACCTCCATCTCCACTTTCTAG